A single genomic interval of Megalobrama amblycephala isolate DHTTF-2021 linkage group LG15, ASM1881202v1, whole genome shotgun sequence harbors:
- the lg15h11orf96 gene encoding uncharacterized protein C11orf96 homolog produces the protein MAARPMETVGFAVLPAHVLASAMEEFPQQLPVPKCLARGRNRPRRPRDARFKTQPVTFAEIAEVEEEGASPLEEERARRSFLQSLESLRRSTQTLHHTGSTQSCRTESAQASLDSSDSDSAQ, from the coding sequence ATGGCTGCACGTCCAATGGAGACGGTGGGTTTCGCCGTTCTACCCGCACACGTCTTGGCATCGGCCATGGAGGAGTTTCCCCAGCAGCTACCGGTCCCCAAGTGTCTGGCTCGGGGCCGAAACCGTCCCCGACGACCCCGAGACGCCCGCTTTAAGACCCAGCCGGTGACTTTTGCAGAGATCGCCGAAGTGGAGGAGGAAGGGGCTTCGCCTCTAGAGGAAGAACGGGCGAGGCGGTCCTTCCTTCAGTCGCTGGAGAGTCTCAGGAGAAGCACGCAGACCTTGCACCACACGGGATCCACACAGAGCTGCCGCACCGAGTCTGCACAGGCTAGTCTGGACTCCAGTGACTCAGACTCGGCACAATGA
- the alkbh3 gene encoding alpha-ketoglutarate-dependent dioxygenase alkB homolog 3: MSDKRQRARVQGSWAKPLHKPQQPTAQDAQSGSWKYGPRSFEFNQPADPIREIPAEKVIENAGDYEISRGPTGVSRLRLIPGFLQQEEADWMFSKLLAELPWSQKTNYRMMGDAYEEPRLTCWYGELPYTYSRSTMEANAQWHPVLTTLRLAVEQKSGHTFNSLLCNLYRDGKDSIGWHSDSEPSLGPQPTIASLSLGDMRVFSLRKQPLPEDKGDYSYVERIRIPLTHGTLLLMEGCTQEDWQHQVAKEYHDRGPRINLTFRTIYPEPERPRWRSVR; encoded by the exons ATGAGTGATAAAAGGCAGCGAGCGAGGGTCCAGGGCTCCTGGGCCAAACCTCTTcacaaaccacaacagccaACTG CTCAAGATGCCCAGTCAGGGTCATGGAAATACGGACCACGATCATTTGAGTTTAATCAGCCCGCTGAC CCCATCAGAGAGATTCCAGCAGAGAAAGTGATCGA aaACGCTGGGGACTATGAGATTAGTCGGGGACCTACTGGAGTGTCCCG ACTGCGGCTCATACCAGGGTTTCTACAGCAGGAGGAGGCAGACTGGATGTTTAGTAAGCTGCTCGCTGAACTGCCCTGGTCACAAAAGACCAATTATAGGATGATGG GTGATGCCTATGAGGAGCCCAGACTCACTTGTTGGTATGGAGAGCTGCCGTATACATATTCACGCTCCACTATGGAGGCCAATGCTCAG TGGCACCCAGTTCTTACCACTCTGCGTCTGGCTGTTGAGCAGAAGAGCGGCCACACGTTTAACTCATTGCTGTGTAACCTGTACCGGGACGGTAAAGACAGTATTGGCTGGCACAGTGACAGCGAGCCTTCATTGGGACCCCAGCCCACCATCGCCTCTCTGAGTCTGGGTGACATGAGAGTGTTCAGTCTCCGAAAGCAGCCACTCCCT GAGGACAAAGGAGACTACAGCTATGTGGAGCGCATACGCATCCCGCTGACCCACGGGACCCTCCTGCTCATGGAAGGCTGTACGCAGGAGGACTGGCAG CATCAGGTGGCAAAGGAGTACCATGACCGTGGGCCTCGGATAAATCTCACTTTCCGCACCATATACCCAGAGCCAGAGCGTCCCAGGTGGAGATCTGTGAGATGA